A region from the Enterobacter roggenkampii genome encodes:
- the yihA gene encoding ribosome biogenesis GTP-binding protein YihA/YsxC produces the protein MTTWNYQQTHFVTSAPDIRHLPSDTGIEVAFAGRSNAGKSSALNTLTNQKNLARTSKTPGRTQLINLFEVAEGKRLVDLPGYGYAQVPEEMKIKWQRALGEYLEKRMCLKGLVVLMDIRHPLKDLDQQMIDWAVASDIAVLVLLTKADKLASGARKAQVNMVREAVLAFNGDVQVEPFSSLKKQGVDKLRQKLDTWFSELEPATEAEEE, from the coding sequence GTGACTACCTGGAACTACCAACAGACGCATTTTGTCACCAGTGCGCCCGATATTCGCCACCTCCCCTCTGATACCGGTATTGAAGTGGCCTTTGCTGGCCGCTCTAATGCGGGGAAATCCAGCGCCCTGAATACGCTGACCAATCAGAAGAACCTGGCGCGTACCTCAAAAACACCTGGCCGTACCCAGCTGATCAACCTGTTTGAAGTCGCAGAGGGCAAACGCCTGGTCGACTTACCGGGGTACGGTTATGCGCAGGTACCCGAAGAGATGAAAATCAAATGGCAGCGTGCGCTGGGTGAATACCTCGAAAAACGCATGTGCCTGAAAGGTCTGGTGGTATTGATGGATATTCGCCATCCGCTGAAAGATCTCGATCAGCAGATGATCGACTGGGCGGTGGCAAGCGATATCGCCGTGCTGGTGCTGCTGACGAAAGCCGATAAGCTGGCAAGCGGCGCGCGTAAAGCGCAGGTGAATATGGTTCGCGAAGCGGTGCTGGCGTTCAACGGTGATGTGCAGGTTGAGCCGTTCTCCTCGCTGAAAAAGCAGGGCGTGGACAAGCTGCGTCAGAAGCTCGACACCTGGTTTAGCGAGCTGGAACCCGCGACGGAAGCGGAAGAAGAGTAA